One Actinomycetota bacterium DNA window includes the following coding sequences:
- a CDS encoding UbiA family prenyltransferase — protein MDKRARLERFLHKYFILFRLKTMFIYIFPTTLGFACSAATGGYMSGWDIAFMYLSFLCGSFFSSSLNFYADVESDRLHNDMYKGDLHMSDQPFATGEMGRLETALLFTLTGLGCIGFGLLVNLQFTIYMVLSVIILGVLYSHPWFHFKNLPVLDVVTNGIGAVVLLIAGWKAVNPATWPPFWPLVFGFLFSATLYMPSMANDVPFDEAAGYRTTGVVFGAKRTIDAMIPMCVLMLPVVVVSLIGDAPGIFKLFIALAYPGAIVFTVGMHLLWRPPHIRFNAGLLVYPILGMLIFYFVYGVNAVID, from the coding sequence ATGGACAAACGGGCTCGTCTGGAGAGGTTTCTTCACAAGTACTTCATCCTCTTCCGGCTCAAGACCATGTTCATCTACATCTTCCCCACCACCCTCGGTTTCGCCTGTTCCGCGGCAACGGGCGGGTATATGTCGGGCTGGGACATCGCCTTCATGTACCTCAGCTTCCTCTGCGGGTCCTTCTTCTCCAGCTCCCTCAACTTCTACGCCGATGTGGAATCCGACCGCCTGCACAATGACATGTACAAGGGAGACCTGCACATGTCCGACCAGCCCTTCGCCACCGGCGAGATGGGCAGACTCGAGACGGCCCTGCTCTTCACCCTGACCGGGCTTGGGTGCATCGGTTTCGGGTTGCTGGTTAACCTGCAGTTCACCATATACATGGTGCTGTCGGTGATCATCCTGGGCGTCCTCTACTCCCACCCCTGGTTTCATTTCAAGAACCTGCCGGTACTCGATGTCGTAACAAACGGCATAGGCGCGGTGGTCCTGCTCATAGCGGGGTGGAAGGCGGTCAACCCCGCCACCTGGCCGCCTTTCTGGCCCCTGGTCTTCGGGTTCCTCTTCTCGGCCACCCTATACATGCCGAGCATGGCCAACGACGTCCCCTTCGACGAGGCTGCGGGCTACCGCACCACGGGGGTGGTCTTCGGCGCCAAGCGCACCATCGACGCCATGATCCCCATGTGCGTGCTCATGCTGCCCGTGGTGGTCGTGAGCCTTATCGGGGACGCCCCTGGCATCTTCAAGCTCTTCATCGCCCTGGCCTATCCGGGCGCCATCGTCTTCACCGTCGGCATGCACCTGCTTTGGCGGCCGCCCCACATCCGCTTCAATGCCGGCCTTCTGGTCTATCCTATCCTGGGCATGCTCATCTTCTACTTCGTCTACGGTGTGAACGCGGTCATTGACTAG
- the sigH gene encoding RNA polymerase sporulation sigma factor SigH, which translates to MPVREKTKPVYCLEVSYDEMSDEDLITCTRRGDSLAEAFLLNKYQYLVHVKAKSYFLDGAEHDDTIQEGMIGLYKAIRDYKFNDICSFRSFAVLCITRQIITAVKTHTRKKHNPLSCYRSLEANVFDESGDVVYYAGGGVSTKAEDPLELYIFEDEVSRIICVLKEKLSGLEWKVLVSYLEGKSYKEIAGEIKRDTKVVDNALCRIKVKIRNHVEPLLN; encoded by the coding sequence TTGCCGGTTAGGGAAAAGACCAAGCCTGTCTATTGCCTGGAGGTATCCTACGACGAGATGAGCGACGAAGACCTTATAACCTGCACCCGGCGAGGCGATTCCCTCGCCGAGGCCTTTCTCCTCAACAAGTACCAGTACCTGGTCCACGTCAAAGCCAAGTCCTACTTCCTGGACGGAGCGGAACACGACGACACCATCCAGGAGGGCATGATAGGTCTGTATAAAGCCATCCGGGACTACAAGTTCAACGACATCTGCTCCTTCCGCTCCTTCGCCGTCCTGTGCATCACGCGCCAGATAATCACCGCGGTCAAGACCCATACCCGTAAAAAGCACAACCCCCTGTCGTGCTACCGTTCCCTGGAAGCCAATGTCTTCGACGAGAGCGGCGACGTCGTGTACTACGCCGGCGGCGGGGTGAGCACTAAGGCCGAGGACCCCCTGGAGCTGTACATCTTCGAGGACGAGGTATCGCGTATCATCTGCGTCCTCAAAGAGAAGCTGAGCGGGCTGGAGTGGAAGGTCCTCGTCTCCTACCTGGAGGGCAAGAGCTACAAGGAGATCGCCGGCGAGATAAAGCGCGACACCAAGGTGGTCGACAACGCCCTCTGCCGCATCAAGGTAAAGATAAGGAACCACGTCGAACCCCTGCTGAATTAG
- a CDS encoding acetyl-CoA hydrolase/transferase C-terminal domain-containing protein, whose amino-acid sequence MGKWEEEYKRKLTTAEDVAKSIKDGDRLFCGSGSSAPSGILDALFDRAEELNDVIFGGLIMLAPTYKILSAEMCRHIMFNNLYATPLDRQALHDGISEHTPFHFSDLPRLASEYADYKTVITQAGPMDRHGYLSCGVSGNFLDVVHTLDRLILEVNENVPTVHGRNFWHISQVEALVEHSVPVFPLPPEPVTEVDQAIAENIAAYINDGDTIQLGIGAVPNAIGECLLEKKHLGCYTEMLTDAIMKLFEAEALDNSRKTFYPYQFNAFFSGGSNELYEWLDGNPMVYFSPISYNNDPNNVAKNDNMVSINSTLEIDITGQCCSESIGPYQYSATGGQVDFTRGTYMARGGRAFIATHSTTFDKAKGETISKIVPHLREGATVTLTRTDTMFVATEYGVVNLKGKTLRERAQALISIAHPDFRGELIRYAKNIKYFIFPEHEEACKA is encoded by the coding sequence ATGGGCAAATGGGAAGAGGAATATAAGAGGAAGCTGACCACGGCTGAGGATGTGGCGAAGAGCATAAAGGACGGCGACAGGCTGTTCTGCGGCAGCGGCTCGAGCGCCCCCAGCGGTATCCTGGATGCGCTCTTCGACCGGGCGGAGGAGCTGAACGACGTGATCTTCGGGGGCCTGATAATGCTGGCCCCCACCTACAAGATCCTCTCCGCGGAGATGTGCCGGCACATCATGTTCAACAACCTATACGCCACCCCCCTGGACCGACAGGCCCTGCACGACGGGATCAGCGAGCACACGCCCTTCCACTTCTCCGACCTGCCCCGACTCGCCTCGGAGTATGCGGATTACAAGACGGTCATCACCCAGGCGGGGCCCATGGACCGGCACGGATACTTGTCCTGCGGGGTCTCGGGCAACTTCCTGGACGTCGTCCATACCCTGGACCGGCTCATCTTGGAGGTTAACGAGAACGTGCCCACGGTGCACGGGCGCAACTTCTGGCACATCTCGCAGGTGGAGGCGTTGGTGGAACACAGCGTCCCGGTCTTTCCCCTCCCGCCCGAGCCGGTGACCGAGGTGGACCAGGCCATCGCGGAGAACATCGCCGCTTACATCAACGACGGCGATACCATCCAGCTGGGTATCGGCGCCGTGCCCAACGCCATCGGAGAGTGCCTGCTGGAGAAGAAGCACCTGGGATGCTACACCGAGATGCTCACCGACGCCATCATGAAGCTCTTCGAGGCAGAAGCCCTGGACAACAGCAGGAAGACCTTCTACCCCTACCAGTTCAACGCCTTCTTCTCCGGCGGATCCAACGAACTTTACGAGTGGCTTGACGGCAATCCCATGGTCTATTTCTCCCCCATCTCCTACAACAACGACCCCAACAATGTGGCCAAGAACGACAACATGGTCTCAATCAACTCCACCCTGGAGATAGACATCACCGGCCAGTGCTGCTCGGAGTCCATCGGGCCCTACCAGTACAGCGCCACCGGCGGGCAGGTGGACTTCACGCGGGGCACCTACATGGCCCGGGGAGGCAGGGCCTTCATCGCCACCCACTCCACCACTTTCGACAAGGCCAAGGGCGAGACGATCTCCAAGATCGTCCCCCATCTCAGGGAGGGTGCCACGGTCACCCTCACCCGCACCGACACCATGTTCGTGGCCACCGAGTACGGCGTGGTAAACCTAAAGGGCAAGACGCTGCGCGAACGTGCGCAGGCCCTCATCTCCATCGCCCATCCCGATTTCCGCGGCGAGCTGATCCGGTACGCCAAGAACATAAAGTACTTCATCTTCCCCGAGCACGAGGAGGCCTGTAAAGCTTAG
- a CDS encoding uracil-DNA glycosylase family protein: MSKLEEELPGPLAGDVAASIEAKLGSDLHALASAIAGCRFCPRGGKGIPGCGEAGALLFFLAGMPGPGAERGDPWGGWRPLLQHKAAEMGWDLAGAYYSTALRCRLPKVTRWDLRRCAHFLAEELIMVGPRLVVVSGKVAAVALREALGDVIPENPMAGDTCSLYAMRFLFELDIARVVHEEKAAAVFWNILGGAEDLYGERQG; encoded by the coding sequence GTGAGCAAGCTGGAGGAGGAACTGCCCGGTCCGCTCGCGGGTGACGTGGCCGCTTCTATAGAGGCGAAGCTGGGGTCCGACCTCCATGCCCTGGCGTCCGCCATAGCGGGCTGCCGCTTCTGCCCTCGTGGCGGCAAGGGGATACCCGGGTGCGGGGAGGCGGGAGCCCTCCTCTTCTTCCTTGCCGGCATGCCCGGCCCGGGCGCGGAGCGCGGCGACCCTTGGGGGGGCTGGCGCCCGCTCCTGCAGCACAAGGCCGCCGAGATGGGCTGGGACCTCGCGGGCGCCTACTATTCCACCGCGCTGCGCTGCCGGCTGCCCAAGGTGACACGGTGGGACTTGCGGCGCTGCGCCCATTTCCTGGCCGAAGAGCTGATCATGGTGGGCCCGCGCCTGGTGGTGGTGTCGGGAAAGGTCGCAGCGGTAGCCCTGCGCGAGGCGCTGGGTGACGTCATACCTGAAAATCCCATGGCTGGAGACACGTGCTCCCTCTATGCCATGCGCTTCCTCTTCGAACTCGATATCGCCAGGGTGGTCCATGAAGAAAAGGCCGCGGCGGTCTTCTGGAACATCCTCGGGGGGGCGGAAGACCTCTACGGCGAGCGTCAGGGATAG